The region cattcgccacccctaaagTTGTGGGCACATTGATTCAGAAGATAAACATTCACTAACAGTGTCCAATTCATGCACAATTTGAACGAgtgtaatatttttcaacactcaaagagaaatttcgtatctccacgcAACCATGTAATATCCGTTATATATCCCTGTAATGTgttattaaaatttaaaaaaaaatcctacTAGCCTTGTTATAGTCGTGCCCACTACGATGTCGGCGGCGTCTCTCGTTTAAGACATCCAATATGTGTTGTTTAATGCTTTCAACATTAAATCCTGCTGGCTCAAAGGTACAGTCAGGTGACAGCTTTTCAACCAGTGCCTCAAGTTCCTTTTTTTGCTTCGTTGTCTTTCTTAAATACAGGAATGTTGTTACCTGGCCACTTGCTTGTGGTTGCATCTGTAACAGCTTTTCTTCTGTGAGGGTTAAGTAGTATCAAAAAAATAATCACCATGTTATCAACTTCTTTTAATACTTAATAAAATGTAACTTTTAATTTTACAACGCCTGTTTCTAAAACTGGGGCTTTTGAACTTGATGTGCGGTGCAAGGACATCCACAGTTGATCTGTCgatgttaaaaagaaaatgaaaatttggtttatcaacagagttgataatgtaaattgaccaccgtacagagattctaaaagctgacgtttcgagtgttagcccttcgtcagaaaGAAAATGGCTTTACTTGCACAATGTTTACTGGCCGAACACATAAGTTATAATACTCACTTCACTTTGTAGATTCTCTGGGTCATCTCAGATAGGGCCTTGATCTCTTGCACAGTGGGTTTCTTGTTACGTCTACAGGGTATCTGTGCAACTGGTAATTCAGAAATCAGTTCTTTTAGCAACAGTTGTTCGCCTACTGTAGTTAAACCGCAAGCAGAGAACTGAGCCGCTGTACCCTCCTTAGCAAGGTATGCTAGAGCTTTTCCGTCAATGTTCTCTTCTGCAAGATTTGGAAGAACAATAAACTAGTAAATCCACTGTCAAAGGTTATAAAATACTGACAAAAACTAAACGCATGAAAGTTCTTTAACTAAGCTAACGACTAAACAATATAATTTCTATTTTACGGTAGGGCTCGCATTCCTGATCAGCTATCAATGGCTAACATAAACTTCACAACATTTGGCCTAAAACGCTTGAAAAGAGGAAAAGCTGAAAATTGATATTTCACCTCAAGGCCCTGCACTAATTAACCTTTCTTAATGACGATTTTAACGTCCATACGTGCAGCAAACTAAACTAAAACCTTATGTCGTACTAAGCTTACGGTAATCTTGTTGCAGACCTGAACACGGTTTGGACAGAAAGTCAGAGTTCATACCTGTGCTTGAAATAGCATTTTGGATTCTATTTTACTTTTCTTCCcaaataaaagataaaaaaattcatAAGATCTCACCTTCAAACTTTTTCGCGACGTCTTTGTTGtatttttgttgtattttctgCCGAACTTCCTCCACTGTCCACTCCATGCTCGAGAATAGAAAATGCAATGATAAAATGGCGCGAACGTCCCGAACAGCAACCACCCCAACTCCATATTTGGAAAGAACTGGAACCCAGTGTTTTGCTGTTTGTCAGTGGTTGTGGGAAGGCGGGAAAAAGGCGGGAAATTTCAACATTGTTTCGAagtgaataaaaaagaaaactttgatcCACCTTATAAAATAACAAAGGTCTCTCTAGGAATAAGAAATTCTTCTCCTTGTATGTTTGTATGAAGATAGAGACACTTTTCCATGCATAAAAGTTAAAGCCATTTTAATGGTCTGTGAACTGCACAATTTTCAAATACACATGCTATTAGTAAAGTTGACTTGAAATTGATAAAAATTCCCTGACGTTCATGCATTTTATTGATTAACCATTATTGGATTTCTGATTGTTATTACTGAGTTGATTTCCATTCATGGGATTTATACATTTCACATGATGGACTATACTTCATATATTTAAATGAATGGATCATGTTCTTCCCATTCGGGGTTTCTACAAGAGGCTACCATCACTGGATTTCATACATCTGCAACTTTTATTATTGAGTTGATTTCCATTCATGGGATTACACATTTTCACATGATGGTTATCCTTAATATAGTTATCCATGAATGGATTATTCTTCCCATTCATGGTTTTTAATAGATAGCCATCAATGGGTGTCATACTGTTATTATTGAGTTGATTTCCATTCATGGGATTTGTACCATTTAACATGATGGTTGTAACTCATGTATTTACATGAATGGAAACAATTCTTCACATTCATGGTTTTTAATAGTGATCCATTACTGGATTTTCATGTACCCATTACTGTTATTTACCTTCGCTGATTCCCATTCATGGTATTTATATATTTCACATGACAGATTATAATTCATAAATTTACACGAGTGGATTATCATTTTTCCCATTCATGGTTATTAACAGAGAATCGTTCGCGGATTTCATATATCCATTAATGGTATTATCAATCTTATTTCCATTCATGGAAATTCATGAAATTACATTTACTGAAGTAATACACATTAATGGGAATGGGGTGTGAAATTTTTTCCAATCTAAAATCCCATTAATGGAAAATTGGTAAGAATGTAAATTTGCTAATTCCCATCATGGTTTTTCTAAATAACATTAAtgttttttgggaaaattttcCTGTGTATTAAatgctatttctgttgacagcatagatttatttaattaaactCTAGCCGAATGAAAGCATGTTAAGTTGATTGTCATTAGTCGCAgcattgaacgggcttccctcaataattttgccctttatgttataaacatgcAATCACAATGTGCCCTcctgcaattaaggattaatttcacttgtattttcaaagttttccaaattgcccttgtcgccaattttgtgaaaactttgaaaatacgtgTGAAATTAATCCATAATATTATTGCCCTCCGGCCAATGCCATTACATATATAAATAATGTTTTACATCGTTCTACATGATTGCCAGtcaataagtgttttgttataatTCCCAatgctttcaaactttttgtttgAAAGCATTTACTTTTACACTGccacatggcatctgacaggatgcggcgatgcggatccgcataattcactgaaattatccgcatcttccgcataattccgatattttccgcaaaagagagaagaaacacctgatattagtgataaagcagctccttaacatcctcaaaaacataaaagccaaagaaattgacagttttgaaacgcttattttcctgaacattgaagaaagttcgtaagaaagatcgtaagcagtttccgcgcattttttcgccaatgagcctggacactagtttttgttcctacaatgcttcccattggacgagaaacagttacacttcagcaaatgacgtGACTGATAAGagactaagggcgcgttcgattgaccgtattccggaataggaatagaagttagaaatccttcgtttttacggattATCAAACACcttctaaaatgctattttaaacatatctttattatcctcgttgcttcaaaagcgccagacataccgttttaaatcatcactccacgtattcttattccggaatagggtcaatcgaacgcaccctaagtcaatgatcgagggaatggatcgtgctccaaaggtattacaattttgctccattatctccaaattgaaacaaaattcatgacgagaaacaaaataattttttatcgctttatttattttaccaaaagttgcggcaaaatcccaactgctaacccttttatttcaacggtgaaagctggttgcaaattggtgactcctccatgtattttaatcacaaagggcaaaaattcagtcacaaatgcgattgtattggttgcaatttcgattacggatttaccgtaagcatgtaaatacattagACAGGCCTAActattagttttataacttgtttaaatttccgcataatccggtgtaatttccgcataatcaacgcatgttccgcataatatggccaaaaatttccgcgtaatctttaatttttttccgcatcctatcagaagccatggACTTACAGTAGCTGccgcaattttccctttcgcaaacaagcgatgccattttgacgagacttaatctaggactataGATTAGCAGCCTGTGTCacttagaatttaaaaaaactgacaaaaaagctttagaaaaaaataagaaaaagttgACCACACGATGTCGAACTTGGTTCAACGTCTTGAGAGCAAATGCACTTAACCTCTTTACTACCGAAACAACAGCTTCAAAATTGGCAATTTTGAAGTATTTAAAGCAAGCTAtcctaacaatttattgaaagctactGTAACCtaataaaaaggcttggttactaagaatggcatcgaccgtcaaaaatggcattGCTTGTTTACAAAAAGGGAAATTAGCTTGTTACTGCCATGAGAGCAGAATTTGGCGTGGTTTCAAGATTAAGGTACACAACCTAATCACATGTGAGTgaaaagttcaagttgttgtttcccTAGTTTatgcattttgtttgctttaagGAGTAAGTGAGTTTCACCCAAGGCCATGTGACGCATTCTTCTCCATTATTTGGAAAACGTCTCTGAGTTGACAGatataacaaaaatacttaTTTAGCCCAGTTGCAATAATTGCATGCAGACGACTATTTAACTATGAAGGTATGTTATGATCTCTCCATACAACAAGAAACCCCACTCTTTAAGTTTTCAAAAGCACCCATAAAAACTATGCAATGACATCAGTTGCAAATTTGAAATGCATCAATTCATTCAGTGCAAGCTTTAAGGTTAACGGCTGCATAATAATCTAATCCTACCTGACAAGTTTACTCCACGCATGAAAGCTTCATGAACAGTGGTGATGTCATCAAATAGTCTATCAATAATCTTTGTACTTAAAGAGCCCATTCTGGCTCCATCTTCGCCCTGAAATTCATTGTAGTAAAAAATACAAACTGGCTCAAAAGCATGAAATAGTATGAAATACAACTTACTGAGCCAAAAGCCACCGCAAGCATAGCTTATTGTTTTTGGCCCTGTTTTTAAACCGaagtaaagaaaaatgtttgCATAACAAAGCAAAGATAAACTTGTGTGTTAAGCCACTGATAGGTAAACCTTGCTCACTGTTTACAAAGAGTCACTTTATTGCTTGCCTTTAATTAATTGACAAGTGTTTTTTAAAGTCTGTATCTAGTTACTGTTATACATAGCTCTTTGGGACACAACACCACCCACGAGTTCCAAAGTTCAAAGAAATCCTAACAAGGAAGTGGTACTTACTACCACCACTGATAAACGAAATTTTCAAGGAGCTGCCCATAATGTCATGAGATGGGCATTCACTCAATTGTGAGAGCAAAATGATAAGAAAGGCGACAAAAAAAGGCCACGTTCTCCTCAGTCCTGCAGGCCTGTCAACCCCAATTAACACTAGATCATTGGcattaaaaagacaaaattttCAGGTAAATGAAAACTGTATCATCTACACAAGACCAAAAACTatcaaataacaacaacaacaaaaaacagatAAACTGCAGAATATCGTCCCGGCCACCtctttgcatatgaatggcttgcattgttataattattattctctCGTTCCATCCTCAAAGGATGCCATTAAAATATTGCGCTAGGGTATTCTgaaattaaaaatctaaaaTGGGCTAGTTTTTGCCAGTGTATCATCCCCCTTTAATAAAGCCAACTGAGACTATTCAAAGTTTTGTACTAAGTTATTCCCAAAGGAAACAGCTGCACATCAGAGGAATTCGTATGTTTGTTCAAGGACCTTCAAAGCTAAACTATCTTGTTCCAAAACTGGTCCCATGTGCAATGCACTGGCAGCCCCTCCCctacaataaacaaacaagggaaaaacGGGCGCAATTATGTAATCGAGGTACACTTCGTATTTTACTAATACAAGGTGGCTAAATTTTTACATCGAGTATAATTGTTTTGACCTTGCCTCCCCTATAAATCAAGTGAATTTTACTTGTGTTTATTAATTTAAGCTTACAATACGAATCAAGCCAAGCTTATAagtaacttaattaattaatcaacaagTTTCTATCTGCACAACTTTGCGTACACACTGATGTTTTTCTATTAATGTAGTCGTAATACTTGCCGGTAATTCGTAGGATTGTCTGTTCACATCGACAGGACATGGTTGTGGAGTTGGTCGAGAATAAAGATAATATGCTGAGGTGACTGCAAATGCACCCAAAGCTGCTACCACAGCTGGGTCGCTCAGATATGTCAAAACTGACTCCTTCGCTGGGTAACTTGCCATCTTTTAACTTTAATTTGCTACAAATAAAATGAGCAATTGGAAAAACTCAAATAATATGCTGAAAAAGAGTAAACTTATTTAAAATGCAGCGCATAGTTTTTTGCGAGGTTTCACGAAACGGAAGTTAGTCCGAGATACTTACGATGTTCCCTGCAAGAAATTGGACAGTTGTGCACGAAACATAAAACGATTCAATACAACTTCGCTTGTGCCTTGTGTGTCAAATATTGACCTTCAATAACCTTTTCAAATGGCATGAAAACTGGAAAGATGCCAAGAGTCTGACAGTTCCATATTTCCTGTTTGAAGGTCCGATCCCCAAGGGACACTCTTTAAATAACCCCAGTTCATCCAGACTGGTTTGGTCCTGTTCGTTGTTTGTTTTGCAAAGAGAAATCTGTCAACATTGTTCGAAAGAGTTAAAGCTTATCTCTCTGAAGATTTTTGTCTCACGAAGAAGATTTTCGGAAGTGCCACCAAACTTTATGCAGTCGTCTGTTGTTTGTCACGCGAGAAAATCCTTTGTTCCTGGACATCCATCTTTAAATATCAGGTTAACATCACATTTTCTCAAAGAAAGTGACAGTGGGGACAGACATGGTTACTTGAGCTGAGCAAACATCAGTAGAACGCTGGAACTTGTTTTCTGCAATAGCTGCAAATTTCGCAAACTCCCACACCGCAAACAGCACGGACAAATGATGTTGTCACAGTGATGTGTGTATCCCATCCGTACACATATCAGTTAGCAGATGTGTACCCCTCCAATAAATATGGTTGCCGCTGCGAGTGATACCCTGGAGCTGAGTGACCTGGTCTTTGCACAAACGGAGAAGAAAACTAGACGAGTATAATACATCTGTTGTTTGTACCGatatttcgaaaggcactgccCTTCTTCATCAGGATGTTACAAGTAATGGTCTTTGGCTAATGGGACGTTACAATTTGAACGAAAACAATGTTTGCAATATGATACAGTAAAAGTGTTCTCTAGCAAGCTTCTCTATCTTCATTTGAACGATATCACCAGATATTTAACAGATATTCCTTCACTGCTAGTGAACAGCCTTGCACTTGTCGTTCAGTTAAAATAGTTACACGCTGATTAGATCCTTCATCAGGATCCAGTGCTTTAGATTTTTTTGTTACGTTGGTCTTTGCTGCAGCAATTTGGTCTTAGGCCACTTTGATATCATGGCGGCTCCGTTGGCCACTGAAACACCAGCTCGGTAGCGCGACTGTTTTTACCCTCTTGTACTACCGAAAGAATTTGTTTCAATCGCATTAGTTTTCCACGACTAGAGGTGTAACTGTATCACATATGGAAAAACCGGAAGCGAATATTCTGAACTTTGTGCACacgcagcccaagctcggtctTTGCatgggaaatgacaactaacgacatcgtaaaaattgCAAAGCCACAAACCCAGCTAAAACGGACAcggtttgccctccgattgcacagaaaagacgaggacaactgtacgtagaggtaagtgaagtttattcccatacaaagttaatcgtataccgagcttagGCTGCCTGTGCTCAAAGTTCAAAATATTCGCTTCCGGTTTTGCCATATCTGATACAGTGTGGAAACTAATGCGATTGAAACAAATCTAATTAGTGAAAGTGATGACAGATGGTTACGCCTCTTTTATTGCATGTAAATAAACACTCTACGGCGTGGGAATATCTATGTGCACGCCGAATTCAATCGACTATTCGGAAAGGAAACCGCAGAAAAACTACTGtatttaacttaatttaatGTTGGAATGTTTTGCCAAGTTTCGACGGTGTGATGTTCGGGACAAATTGTTGTTTAGAACGGACGACTCATCATCTATCATTAAATCAGTGAAGTCAGAATACAGAGCTTATTCTGCAGAAAAGATGACTCAATACTTGTTTGAAGCCATGTCCTTCAACAAATTCCCCTTCTTCTCGAAGGCAACTATCCATAAATAATCGTTTCACCGAAGCGATGGCGTTTGATTTGGGTGACTCGTATCCTTTAAGattatgtaccagtcaaatcgaagcttcaacatccctgCCGGGCagaccccgggcatttgacgcCTTTTCCTGCCCACGGGAGGGAATTTTATCATCTTAGTCTTCCCGGAggcggggcatttgatcaccactCATAGGGGATGGGGAATTTGAT is a window of Montipora foliosa isolate CH-2021 chromosome 5, ASM3666993v2, whole genome shotgun sequence DNA encoding:
- the LOC138004045 gene encoding uncharacterized protein isoform X1, with product MEWTVEEVRQKIQQKYNKDVAKKFEEENIDGKALAYLAKEGTAAQFSACGLTTVGEQLLLKELISELPVAQIPCRRNKKPTVQEIKALSEMTQRIYKVKRKAVTDATTSKWPGNNIPVFKKDNEAKKGT
- the LOC138004045 gene encoding uncharacterized protein isoform X2, yielding MEWTVEEVRQKIQQKYNKDVAKKFEVAQIPCRRNKKPTVQEIKALSEMTQRIYKVKRKAVTDATTSKWPGNNIPVFKKDNEAKKGT